A genomic segment from Ignavibacteriales bacterium encodes:
- a CDS encoding glucosyl transferase: MKFLFVSLAFGFSFLLFNSCHERGPLFPDPALGLGLRDFSCTEAWIELQVGNNDKTANIYIKKNDKIIQTIRLGQSDSLFYFDNLQPNTNYKFDAVTYDDGKEIKSNPVTFTTLDTTSHNFTWQTFEFGQHSSSTFYDVSIIDENNIWAVGEIYMNDSLGNPDPIAYNAVHWNGNDWELKRINMLSSCNPVTFPPLKAIWAFSENNIVFTSGGSIGWFDGTNNRTDCTIRPLLTGSINKLWGSSGVDLYVVGNNGNIAHNNGSSWTRIMSGTTLNINDIWGSYNNVTNKYEILAVASVSSSFERAILSIDPSTKKITQLSSQPIQYTLNGIWFKSGKHYYAIGDGIYEKSRLNDANWKNKPRDFTEYFTRNIRGNDINDLFIVGDFGEILHFNGSSWFTYNEHYMQGILFSVATKNNIVVTVGLNGSKATIIQGTRN; this comes from the coding sequence ATGAAGTTTTTATTTGTTTCTCTTGCATTTGGTTTTAGTTTTCTTCTCTTTAACTCTTGCCATGAGCGCGGACCGCTATTTCCTGATCCTGCGCTTGGTTTAGGATTGAGAGATTTTTCCTGCACGGAAGCGTGGATTGAATTACAAGTTGGCAACAATGATAAAACTGCTAATATCTATATCAAAAAAAATGATAAGATAATACAAACTATAAGACTTGGACAATCAGACTCATTATTTTATTTTGATAACTTACAACCAAATACAAATTACAAGTTTGATGCTGTTACTTACGATGACGGAAAAGAAATAAAAAGCAATCCTGTTACATTTACAACTCTTGATACAACAAGCCACAACTTTACTTGGCAAACTTTTGAGTTCGGACAGCATAGCAGCAGCACATTCTATGATGTTTCAATAATAGATGAAAATAATATTTGGGCAGTTGGTGAGATTTATATGAATGATTCACTAGGCAACCCCGATCCAATCGCTTACAATGCTGTACATTGGAACGGAAATGACTGGGAATTAAAAAGAATAAATATGCTAAGCAGTTGTAATCCTGTAACATTCCCACCATTGAAGGCTATTTGGGCTTTTTCTGAAAACAATATTGTTTTTACAAGTGGAGGAAGTATTGGATGGTTTGATGGTACCAATAACAGAACCGATTGTACAATAAGACCTTTATTGACAGGTTCAATCAACAAACTCTGGGGCAGTAGCGGTGTTGATTTGTACGTAGTTGGTAATAATGGCAATATCGCTCATAACAACGGCAGCAGTTGGACTAGGATAATGAGCGGGACAACATTAAATATAAATGATATATGGGGAAGTTATAACAATGTTACGAATAAGTATGAAATCCTTGCTGTAGCTTCAGTGTCTTCAAGTTTTGAAAGAGCTATCTTAAGTATTGACCCCTCAACAAAAAAAATAACACAGTTATCCTCACAACCCATACAATATACGCTGAACGGAATATGGTTTAAAAGCGGTAAACATTATTATGCAATAGGTGACGGTATATATGAGAAAAGTAGACTAAATGATGCAAATTGGAAAAATAAACCCCGTGATTTTACAGAGTATTTTACACGAAATATAAGGGGCAATGATATAAACGATTTATTTATAGTGGGGGATTTCGGAGAGATACTTCATTTTAATGGTTCAAGCTGGTTCACATATAACGAACACTATATGCAAGGAATTTTGTTTTCTGTTGCAACGAAAAATAATATTGTGGTAACAGTTGGTTTAAATGGAAGTAAAGCAACTATTATACAAGGAACAAGAAACTAA
- a CDS encoding transposase, with translation MSNKLLVLVLLAFSFSFLGCGEKKSDSPLDESSNNKTDLENYADKMKEVSEGFTEGKKVDPVDFRELKALLPESIGNLKRSNLEGEKVAAMGMNISNANADYNDDESNVSIDLKITDLGSVSGLSGLAAYGWYMVDIDKENDNGYEKTITYKGNKGYEKYNNENKDGEISILVAKRFVIEANGNNVSMDQMKAAVDMIDIGKLESWKDFGVEK, from the coding sequence ATGAGCAATAAATTATTAGTACTTGTTTTACTTGCTTTCTCTTTTAGTTTTTTAGGCTGCGGAGAAAAGAAATCAGACTCACCACTAGACGAATCCTCAAATAACAAAACCGATCTTGAAAACTATGCAGATAAAATGAAAGAAGTTTCAGAAGGCTTTACCGAGGGTAAAAAAGTTGATCCGGTTGATTTTAGAGAACTAAAGGCTTTACTGCCTGAAAGCATTGGGAACTTGAAGCGAAGCAATTTAGAGGGTGAAAAAGTTGCGGCAATGGGTATGAATATTTCTAATGCTAACGCTGATTATAACGATGATGAATCCAATGTTTCGATCGATCTTAAAATTACAGATCTTGGTAGTGTTTCAGGTTTATCCGGTTTAGCTGCTTATGGCTGGTATATGGTGGATATCGACAAAGAAAATGATAATGGTTATGAAAAAACTATAACTTATAAAGGCAACAAAGGTTATGAAAAGTATAACAATGAAAATAAAGATGGAGAGATATCAATACTTGTTGCAAAAAGATTTGTTATAGAAGCAAACGGAAATAATGTTTCTATGGATCAAATGAAAGCTGCTGTAGATATGATTGATATCGGAAAACTTGAAAGCTGGAAAGATTTTGGGGTTGAAAAATAA
- a CDS encoding isoprenylcysteine carboxylmethyltransferase family protein, with translation MDPINIIIGLNIIATFGANVGAAKKGVKDKLGVFKDKPKTYLQTLPLVLSTITLVVLIVSLFQVGTLEYKAEFQTIRIIGLAFYLVFSWVQIWATKVLGDNFSQDIAIKKDHQLVTSGPFKFIRHPQYLSQFLMDFGAAIATLSFILAPLALIQLPFLFMRAYLEDKLLEKHFGELFRNYKKKTGMLVPFLG, from the coding sequence ATGGATCCAATTAATATCATCATCGGGCTTAATATCATCGCAACATTTGGGGCAAATGTTGGTGCGGCAAAAAAGGGAGTTAAGGATAAACTTGGTGTATTTAAAGATAAACCCAAAACTTATCTTCAAACTCTACCACTTGTATTATCTACAATAACTCTTGTGGTGTTAATTGTTAGTTTATTTCAGGTTGGAACACTTGAATACAAAGCAGAGTTCCAGACAATTAGAATTATTGGGTTAGCTTTTTATTTAGTTTTTTCCTGGGTTCAAATTTGGGCAACAAAAGTTTTGGGTGATAATTTCTCGCAGGATATCGCAATTAAAAAAGATCATCAGCTTGTTACATCGGGTCCATTTAAATTCATTCGACATCCACAATATCTTTCACAATTCTTAATGGATTTTGGTGCTGCTATAGCTACATTAAGTTTTATACTTGCACCTTTGGCTCTTATACAACTTCCATTTTTATTTATGCGAGCATATTTAGAAGATAAACTTCTTGAAAAACATTTTGGTGAACTCTTTAGAAATTATAAAAAGAAAACCGGAATGTTAGTCCCCTTTTTAGGTTAA
- a CDS encoding nitroreductase family protein, with amino-acid sequence MPTLNLVPLSDYKEYTLEEMLERSQTFYNEHIRRRTVRDFSDRKISKQIINNCIAVGNSAPSGANKQPWHFVVVSNPLIKKKIRVAAEEEEREFYSTRAPQEWLDALAPFGTDSNKPFLETAPYLIAIFSKSYDVSADGTKQKTYYASESTGIATGFLISAIHNAGLVCLTHTPSPMKFLNDILGRPQNEKPYLILVVGYPADNAMVPDIVKKELKDVTTYL; translated from the coding sequence ATGCCCACATTAAATCTAGTTCCATTATCAGATTATAAAGAATACACGCTTGAAGAAATGTTAGAGCGTTCACAAACGTTTTATAATGAACATATAAGACGAAGAACAGTAAGAGATTTTTCTGATAGAAAAATCTCAAAACAAATTATTAATAATTGTATTGCTGTTGGCAACTCTGCACCAAGCGGGGCAAATAAGCAACCATGGCATTTTGTTGTAGTATCAAATCCATTAATAAAAAAGAAAATTAGAGTTGCTGCTGAAGAAGAAGAGCGTGAGTTTTATTCCACCCGTGCACCACAGGAGTGGCTTGATGCGTTGGCACCATTTGGTACTGATTCGAACAAACCATTTTTAGAAACAGCGCCATATTTAATTGCAATATTTTCTAAATCGTACGATGTTTCAGCAGACGGGACTAAACAAAAAACTTATTATGCCTCAGAATCTACAGGGATTGCAACAGGCTTTTTAATATCTGCAATACATAATGCAGGATTAGTATGTTTAACACATACACCAAGTCCGATGAAATTTTTAAATGATATTTTAGGAAGACCGCAAAACGAAAAGCCTTATTTAATTTTAGTGGTTGGTTATCCTGCCGATAATGCTATGGTTCCGGATATTGTTAAAAAAGAATTAAAAGATGTTACTACTTACTTGTAA
- a CDS encoding N-acetylmuramoyl-L-alanine amidase, producing MKLFWILFFTILLAFQSFAQDGNNVLVVTKDGMKNIPAYVREATIYFSLKDFADVLGVNYYYNDEAQKIEVKFDKYFVKASARNPFLILSEKNGDKQIAIQLPTSTYLINNKVYVPLKYSLKPLEMAYGKELSFNSPNKIVIGKIKDERTDTSRENPSAFNITGMVLNEKANGTLITLKSNKRIPSYLSAFKNNVLTLTFRKVSVDVDKVNYIGTEGVVKKVESKNVGADAVINITMGKEYTTNEVMNIEQSNDIQITIHNKLFNRTGNSNKFKEKWEFDVIVIDAGHGGKDAGAIGVNGVKEKDINLAIALKLGKLIQENMKDVKVVYTRKTDVFIDLYKRGKIANENNGKLFISIHCNSIPKKTKRCKWF from the coding sequence ATGAAATTATTTTGGATACTCTTTTTTACTATACTTTTGGCTTTCCAATCATTTGCACAAGACGGTAACAACGTTCTTGTAGTTACAAAAGATGGGATGAAGAACATTCCAGCTTATGTACGCGAAGCAACTATATATTTTTCACTTAAAGACTTTGCTGATGTTCTTGGCGTAAATTATTACTACAATGATGAAGCTCAAAAAATTGAAGTTAAGTTTGATAAATACTTTGTTAAAGCATCTGCAAGAAACCCTTTTCTAATTTTGAGTGAAAAGAATGGTGATAAACAAATAGCCATTCAACTGCCCACATCAACATATTTAATTAACAATAAAGTTTATGTGCCTCTTAAATACTCGCTTAAACCACTTGAAATGGCTTACGGAAAAGAATTAAGTTTTAATTCTCCAAATAAAATTGTTATCGGAAAAATTAAAGATGAGAGAACCGATACCTCAAGAGAAAACCCATCCGCTTTTAACATAACAGGAATGGTGCTTAACGAAAAAGCCAACGGAACTTTAATAACTCTTAAATCCAACAAGCGTATTCCATCATACTTAAGTGCATTTAAAAATAATGTACTTACGTTAACCTTTAGAAAAGTTAGCGTGGATGTTGATAAAGTTAATTACATCGGTACTGAAGGAGTGGTTAAAAAAGTAGAAAGCAAAAATGTTGGTGCTGATGCTGTAATTAATATTACAATGGGCAAAGAGTATACGACAAATGAAGTAATGAATATTGAGCAGAGTAATGATATTCAAATCACAATCCATAACAAGCTTTTTAACCGAACCGGCAATTCAAATAAATTTAAAGAAAAGTGGGAGTTTGATGTTATTGTTATTGATGCCGGACATGGCGGAAAAGATGCTGGTGCTATCGGAGTAAACGGCGTTAAAGAAAAAGATATAAATCTTGCTATCGCTCTTAAGCTTGGTAAACTGATACAAGAAAACATGAAAGACGTTAAAGTTGTTTACACTCGTAAAACAGATGTTTTTATTGATCTTTATAAGCGTGGTAAAATTGCTAATGAAAATAATGGAAAACTTTTTATATCAATTCATTGTAACTCCATACCAAAAAAAACCAAGCGATGCAAATGGTTTTGA
- a CDS encoding tetratricopeptide repeat protein → MTDQINKSIFEVLPDFFDKNQLDEFISLYKSSLSGKLEAEKFQEEKEFEYKVQDGLNYRSQVDLLITFSGNNLPREKFLSLLLYISQASITNGEFLAAIDINQKIIALTVNDKNMIDLNANAHLLVGEIYSRQANWQDGFSFVNRALDIFTTVNDVKGIAKCENLLGTIHGDLGDIKKAIENFESALEKSNDESNYIEKAKIEINLGIVSSIKGFFDEALVFFKRALINYTKVDDKKRIAEIHQNIGMVYTKKGDYQYAIKEFDESLSYAIETNYLQNIGIVYLSKAFAYSKMNDFSLANAFADKSMEVAHKLNDKLTIAEVYKIKGIIQRSVQNYILSENYLETSLRLNIEAGNQLNRAETYQELGVLYNAMGKLDKSKENFKLALQFFKKINSEPDITNLENLLASK, encoded by the coding sequence GTGACCGATCAAATAAATAAAAGCATATTCGAAGTTCTACCTGATTTTTTTGATAAAAATCAGCTAGATGAATTTATTTCACTTTACAAATCATCCTTAAGTGGTAAACTGGAAGCTGAAAAATTTCAAGAAGAAAAGGAGTTTGAGTATAAGGTTCAGGATGGATTAAATTATCGCTCACAAGTAGATTTGCTTATTACTTTTTCTGGAAACAATCTTCCCAGAGAAAAATTCCTCTCATTATTGCTATATATTAGCCAGGCTTCAATTACCAACGGTGAATTTTTAGCCGCAATCGATATTAATCAAAAAATTATTGCACTAACTGTAAATGATAAAAATATGATTGACCTAAATGCGAATGCCCACCTATTAGTGGGTGAAATTTACAGTAGGCAGGCAAACTGGCAGGATGGTTTTAGTTTTGTAAATCGTGCGTTAGATATTTTTACTACGGTAAACGATGTTAAAGGAATTGCTAAATGCGAAAATCTACTTGGAACAATTCATGGTGATCTTGGCGATATTAAAAAAGCTATCGAAAATTTTGAATCAGCTCTTGAAAAATCAAACGATGAATCAAACTATATTGAAAAAGCGAAGATTGAAATAAATTTAGGAATTGTTAGCAGCATTAAAGGATTTTTTGATGAAGCATTGGTTTTTTTCAAACGCGCTCTTATTAATTACACTAAGGTTGATGATAAAAAAAGAATTGCAGAAATTCATCAAAACATTGGAATGGTGTATACCAAAAAAGGTGATTATCAATATGCAATAAAAGAGTTTGATGAGAGCTTATCATACGCTATCGAAACAAACTATTTACAGAACATAGGCATTGTTTATTTAAGTAAAGCCTTTGCATATTCTAAGATGAATGATTTTTCTTTGGCAAACGCTTTTGCAGACAAATCTATGGAAGTTGCTCATAAGTTAAATGATAAACTCACCATTGCAGAAGTTTATAAGATTAAAGGTATTATCCAGCGAAGTGTACAAAACTATATACTCTCTGAAAACTATTTAGAAACAAGTTTACGATTAAATATCGAAGCAGGTAACCAGTTGAACAGAGCTGAAACTTATCAGGAACTTGGTGTTTTATACAATGCGATGGGTAAATTAGATAAGAGTAAGGAAAACTTTAAACTTGCATTACAGTTCTTTAAGAAAATTAATTCTGAACCTGATATAACAAATCTCGAAAATCTTTTAGCATCCAAATAA
- a CDS encoding YIP1 family protein translates to MNLVDRAKNILITPKTEWEVIKNEQSTTADLFTKYAMILAIIPVIATFIGQSLVGVSLGPFGSYKIPVTNGLIYAVVYYILSLAGVYLIAFIIDALAPSFGSSKNMDASLKVAVYSYTAAWIVGIFSIIPILGILGILGLYSLYLMYLGLQIVKETPQDKLVGYLVVVIIIAIVVYFVIGMIVTAIALPSFGSLDSLKGFNLGN, encoded by the coding sequence ATGAATCTTGTTGACCGTGCTAAAAATATTCTTATTACACCCAAAACTGAATGGGAAGTAATAAAGAATGAACAATCAACTACAGCTGATTTGTTTACTAAATATGCAATGATTTTAGCAATCATTCCGGTTATTGCTACCTTTATTGGACAATCATTAGTTGGTGTCTCCTTAGGACCCTTTGGCTCTTATAAAATTCCGGTTACAAACGGGCTCATTTATGCAGTTGTATACTACATTTTAAGTTTGGCTGGAGTCTATCTAATTGCATTCATTATCGACGCGTTGGCTCCATCTTTTGGATCATCAAAAAATATGGACGCTTCATTAAAAGTTGCGGTTTATTCCTACACAGCAGCATGGATAGTAGGGATTTTTAGCATCATTCCGATACTCGGGATTTTAGGAATACTAGGATTGTATTCGCTCTATCTAATGTATTTAGGGTTACAAATAGTTAAAGAGACACCACAAGATAAATTAGTGGGTTATCTAGTGGTTGTAATAATTATTGCCATAGTAGTTTACTTTGTAATAGGTATGATAGTAACTGCGATTGCTCTACCAAGTTTTGGAAGTTTAGACAGTTTGAAAGGTTTTAACTTAGGAAACTAA
- a CDS encoding N-acetylmuramoyl-L-alanine amidase, translated as MENFLYQFIVTPYQKKPSDANGFEVYLLRPGRTKEAISIAEFENSVIQYEENSNRYEKLTDENFILVSMAHSTYMKYSERFAEDLHKEFSKHPTLSSRGVKQAGFYVLVGASMPSVLIESGFLSNTKDAKHLSSASGQQKFAEYVFNGIKKYRESYEFEMQNE; from the coding sequence ATGGAAAACTTTTTATATCAATTCATTGTAACTCCATACCAAAAAAAACCAAGCGATGCAAATGGTTTTGAAGTTTATCTTCTTCGCCCGGGTAGAACTAAAGAAGCAATTTCTATCGCCGAATTTGAAAACAGCGTAATACAATATGAAGAAAATTCAAACCGCTACGAAAAGCTAACTGATGAAAATTTTATTCTTGTTAGTATGGCGCACTCAACTTATATGAAATATTCAGAAAGATTTGCTGAGGATTTACATAAAGAATTCAGCAAACATCCAACACTTTCTTCCCGTGGAGTTAAGCAAGCAGGATTTTATGTGCTTGTTGGTGCTTCAATGCCAAGCGTACTGATAGAAAGTGGATTTCTTTCCAACACAAAAGATGCTAAACATTTAAGTTCAGCCTCGGGGCAGCAAAAATTTGCTGAGTATGTTTTTAATGGCATCAAAAAATACCGCGAAAGCTATGAGTTTGAAATGCAGAATGAGTAA
- a CDS encoding DUF4097 family beta strand repeat protein → MKLITKSSIILALIIIVPVSYVLASSKPDNKKVIKEKSFQISPGKKINVDADAGDIIFTTWNRSEVYVKVFGNDNAADKYDFIFDATSDEITVTADRKGGWNWFSNINLKFEIKVPENFNINANTSGGDIKVGGVNGGIYLKTSGGDIWGDRFEGNFFAKTSGGDINLFCKNAKIEASTSGGDIDLEYTGINQGIELKTSGGDIDVKIPADFDAKAELKTSGGDVDCNLTLNNVSKLSESKIDANINKGGKPLIAITSGGDISVYKK, encoded by the coding sequence ATGAAATTAATTACTAAAAGTTCAATAATTCTTGCTTTAATTATTATAGTACCCGTTAGTTATGTTTTAGCCTCATCAAAACCTGATAATAAAAAAGTAATAAAAGAGAAATCTTTTCAAATCTCTCCGGGTAAAAAAATAAATGTAGATGCAGATGCAGGTGATATAATTTTTACAACTTGGAATAGATCTGAAGTTTATGTTAAGGTTTTCGGTAATGATAACGCAGCTGATAAGTACGATTTTATTTTTGATGCTACCTCTGATGAGATAACAGTTACTGCGGACAGAAAAGGCGGTTGGAACTGGTTTTCTAATATCAATCTAAAGTTTGAAATCAAAGTTCCTGAAAATTTTAATATCAATGCAAACACTTCCGGTGGTGATATTAAAGTTGGCGGAGTTAATGGTGGTATATATTTAAAGACTTCTGGCGGTGATATTTGGGGTGATAGATTTGAAGGAAATTTTTTCGCTAAAACTTCGGGCGGAGATATTAATCTTTTCTGCAAGAATGCAAAAATTGAAGCAAGTACTTCCGGCGGTGATATTGATCTTGAATATACAGGAATCAATCAGGGGATAGAATTAAAAACTAGCGGCGGCGATATTGATGTAAAAATTCCAGCAGATTTTGATGCGAAGGCAGAATTAAAAACTTCCGGTGGTGATGTTGATTGCAATTTAACACTTAACAATGTTTCTAAATTGAGCGAGTCTAAAATTGATGCGAATATTAATAAAGGAGGCAAGCCTTTAATCGCAATTACATCAGGCGGTGATATTAGCGTTTACAAAAAATAA
- a CDS encoding cation:proton antiporter, with product MHDFLVIQDIVVILLVSLPIIFLFKKINLPSIVGFLIAGMLIGPYAFNLIKSVNQISIMAEIGIMLLMFTIGLEFSLSQLIRIKKFLLIAGGFQLLLTTVFSTIIFSALGIDFKQSIFFSLLVSLSSTAIVLKILSDKNELEAPHGKFSIGILIFQDLAIVPMFLLLPLLSGFGELSGGDIALKLAIAFGVLAGLLLLARFLMPLIVFQIANIRMREAFTIGVILLLLGTAYITHSFGLSFALGAFIAGIILSESDYNHQIVSDILPLRDSFNSIFFVSIGLLLNINFVLENIIVITSLTFGILLVKTSVIVLIVYFMKYPLRVAVLTGLGLAQIGEFSFVLAQAGLNFNLFSSDFYYNSFLASTIFSMILTPLLIKLSPLIAGKTTSLEKDKKHPENYLENLHAHVIIAGFGLNGSNLARVLKETGIKYVVTELNPDTVRKEKAKGEKIIYGDISSEEVLNAVNISKANIIVYAISDPAVTKMSLKLVRKLNPHIYTLVRTRYVNEVDELRKIGADYVIPEEFETALQMFRKVLERYHIPLNVIMKQTTLLREESYSFLRKEEMKISNFTHIDEILAQGLTETYYVNDDNPHINKNLAEINLRAKTEATIIAIVRDGKTISNPSAKEKVLTADTLVIYGTHLSVDTAIDVLNGAVE from the coding sequence ATGCATGATTTTTTAGTAATACAAGATATTGTTGTAATTCTTCTAGTCTCGCTTCCAATTATTTTTCTTTTTAAAAAGATAAATCTTCCAAGCATTGTAGGGTTTTTAATTGCGGGTATGTTAATTGGACCTTACGCATTCAATCTTATAAAATCTGTAAACCAGATAAGCATTATGGCAGAAATTGGAATTATGCTTTTAATGTTTACCATTGGTTTGGAATTTTCTCTTTCGCAACTAATACGAATTAAAAAATTTTTACTGATCGCAGGGGGGTTTCAACTTCTACTCACAACGGTTTTTAGTACAATTATTTTTTCGGCTTTGGGTATAGATTTCAAACAATCGATTTTCTTCTCGCTGTTAGTAAGTTTATCAAGTACCGCAATCGTATTAAAAATTCTTTCTGATAAAAATGAACTTGAAGCTCCACATGGAAAATTTTCTATTGGAATTTTAATTTTTCAGGATCTCGCCATTGTGCCAATGTTTCTTCTACTTCCTTTATTAAGTGGATTTGGCGAGCTAAGCGGCGGCGATATTGCCTTAAAACTTGCAATTGCTTTTGGTGTCCTTGCCGGTTTGCTGCTGCTTGCTAGGTTCTTAATGCCATTGATCGTTTTTCAAATTGCAAACATTAGAATGCGGGAAGCTTTTACAATTGGAGTAATACTTTTGCTGCTTGGCACTGCTTATATAACGCATTCGTTTGGTTTATCTTTTGCACTGGGTGCGTTCATCGCTGGAATCATTCTATCAGAATCAGATTATAATCATCAAATCGTTTCTGATATTTTACCATTGCGTGATTCTTTTAATAGTATTTTTTTCGTTTCTATTGGGTTATTACTAAATATTAATTTTGTTTTAGAAAACATTATAGTAATAACCAGCCTGACATTTGGAATACTTTTAGTAAAAACGAGTGTAATTGTATTGATAGTTTATTTTATGAAATATCCATTGAGAGTTGCGGTTCTTACCGGGTTAGGCTTAGCACAAATAGGTGAATTTTCATTTGTTCTTGCACAGGCTGGGTTAAACTTTAATCTATTTTCTAGTGATTTTTATTACAATAGCTTTTTGGCCTCAACTATTTTTTCTATGATTCTTACACCACTGCTTATTAAACTTTCTCCGCTAATTGCAGGCAAAACAACCTCTTTAGAAAAAGATAAAAAACATCCCGAAAATTATTTAGAAAATTTGCACGCGCATGTAATTATTGCTGGTTTTGGGTTGAATGGAAGCAACCTTGCAAGAGTATTAAAAGAAACCGGAATAAAATATGTCGTAACGGAACTGAATCCTGATACAGTAAGAAAAGAAAAAGCAAAAGGTGAAAAAATAATTTATGGTGACATTAGCAGCGAAGAAGTTTTAAATGCAGTTAATATTTCTAAAGCAAACATAATTGTTTACGCTATTTCTGATCCGGCAGTTACAAAAATGTCTTTAAAACTTGTAAGAAAATTAAATCCACACATCTATACCTTAGTTAGAACGCGCTATGTAAATGAAGTTGATGAGCTGAGGAAAATTGGTGCGGATTATGTTATTCCAGAGGAATTTGAAACAGCTTTACAAATGTTTAGAAAAGTTTTAGAAAGGTATCACATTCCGCTAAATGTAATTATGAAACAAACCACACTTCTTCGTGAAGAGTCTTATAGCTTTTTAAGAAAAGAAGAGATGAAAATAAGCAATTTTACTCATATTGATGAAATACTTGCGCAAGGATTGACGGAAACCTATTATGTAAATGATGATAATCCACACATCAATAAAAATCTAGCAGAAATAAATTTACGCGCAAAAACAGAGGCAACAATAATAGCAATAGTTAGAGACGGAAAAACAATTTCAAATCCTTCTGCAAAAGAAAAAGTATTGACTGCCGATACACTTGTAATATATGGCACACATCTTTCTGTTGATACAGCGATCGACGTATTAAATGGTGCAGTTGAATAA
- a CDS encoding TPM domain-containing protein: MSKKFIYKYLTDEELKLISAKIGEIEKTTSGELVITLKEKRNLLEKHKSVHSLAEKEFVSAKIGKTKGSTGILFFIIFNVKGFSILADKGINEKVDQSVWDEIAKSISDNFKQQKYFNGLVNGIEQAGKILAAHFPIQPEDINELPNEVRVK, translated from the coding sequence ATGTCTAAGAAATTTATTTATAAATATTTAACCGATGAAGAATTAAAATTAATTTCAGCAAAGATTGGTGAGATTGAAAAAACAACTTCCGGTGAGCTTGTAATTACCTTAAAAGAAAAACGTAATCTGCTTGAAAAGCACAAATCTGTTCATTCACTTGCTGAAAAGGAATTTGTTTCTGCTAAAATTGGTAAAACAAAAGGTTCAACCGGCATCTTATTTTTTATAATCTTTAATGTAAAAGGTTTTTCAATTCTTGCCGATAAAGGGATTAACGAAAAAGTTGATCAATCTGTTTGGGATGAAATTGCAAAAAGCATTAGTGATAATTTTAAACAACAAAAATATTTTAACGGTTTAGTAAACGGAATAGAACAAGCAGGTAAAATTCTTGCAGCACACTTCCCTATCCAGCCTGAAGATATTAATGAACTGCCAAATGAGGTTAGGGTTAAGTAA